In one Lolium rigidum isolate FL_2022 chromosome 3, APGP_CSIRO_Lrig_0.1, whole genome shotgun sequence genomic region, the following are encoded:
- the LOC124704635 gene encoding 40S ribosomal protein S2-4-like: MAERGGGERGGERGGFGRGFGRGDRGGRGDRGGRRGGRRGPRQEEEKWVPVTKLGRLVKEGRFSKMEEIYLHSLPVKEHQIVETLCPGLKDEVMKITPVQKQTRAGQRTRFKAFVVVGDSNGHVGLGVKCAKEVATAIRGAIILAKLSIVPVRRGYWGNKIGQPHTVPCKVTGKCGSVTVRMVPAPRGSGIVAARVPKKVLQFAGIEDVFTSSRGSTKTLGNFVKATFDCLMKTYGFLTPDFWRETTFTKAPYQEFTDLLAKPTKALLLDAPVEKIDA, encoded by the exons AtggcggagcgcggcggcggcgagcgcggcggagaGCGCGGCGGGTTCGGGCGCGGCTTCGGGCGCGGCGACCGCGGCGGACGCGGCGACCGTGGCGGGCGTCGCGGCggccgccgtgggcctcgccaggaggaggagaagtgggtgCCGGTGACCAAGCTCGGCCGCCTCGTCAAGGAGGGCCGCTTCTCCAAGATGGAGGAGATCTACCTCCACTCGCTGCCCGTCAAGGAGCACCAGATCGTGGAGACGCTCTGCCCCGGGCTCAAGGACGAGGTCATGAAGATCACGCCCGTGCAGAAGCAGACCCGCGCAGGGCAGCGCACCCGCTTCAAGgccttcgtcgtcgtcggcgacagCAACGGCCACGTCGGCCTCGGCGTCAAGTGCGccaaggaggtcgccaccgccatccGCGGCGCCATCATCCTCGCCAAGCTCTCCATCGTGCCAGTCAGGAGGGGATACTGGGGGAACAAGATCGGACAGCCACACACCGTGCCTTGCAAGGTCACTGGTAAGTGCGGGTCTGTCACCGTGCGCATGGTGCCCGCCCCCAGGGGTTCTGGTATCGTCGCTGCCCGCGTGCCCAAGAAGGTCCTGCAGTTCGCTGGTATTGAGGATGTCTTCACCTCGTCCCGTGGATCCACCAAGACCCTCGGCAACTTCGTCAAG GCCACCTTTGACTGCTTGATGAAGACCTATGGATTCCTCACTCCTGACTTCTGGAGGGAGACCACCTTCACCAAGGCGCCCTACCAGGAGTTCACCGACCTCTTGGCCAAGCCCACAAAGGCCCTTCTGCTTGATGCACCAGTTGAGAAGATAGATG